Within the Paenibacillus antri genome, the region GTTGGTTTAATAACGATATTATACCACATTAACGCGGTGCCGTGTTAAAACTAATAGACAAAAGAAAACTGCCGAGAGGTTTCTCGACAGTCTGACTCGTCTCTCGACGAGTTTGTAAGATTCGAATTTTTGTGTTCCCCAGCAGCCGGGTGAACGGGCCTCTCCCAGGTTCGGCGGAAGCTTCCGCAATCGTTTCGGTTCACTTTTCAAAGTAAGGGCTTATGAGGTCGATCCGATTCGTCCATACGTAACCGCTATACTTCTCCGGTAGGCGCTCGACCGCTTGCGGATCGTCGAAGCCCTCCGACCATGCGCCGTCGCCCGCGACGAGAACGACCCTCGTTTCGGCTTCCTCCATCCGCCGGACGAACGTCTCCGGAAATCCCCACAGCCAAGGAGCGAACTTCTCCGGGAGATGCAATTGCGTCCCATGGCAGGCGGCCGGCACATACCCGGTCCAACCGACGGCCAAATAAGGAATCAAGCAGCGCTTCATCGTCGCCATCGACATCGTCCGGAGATCGGGAACGAGCCGACGCAGCTCGGCGATCGGTTCGTCGCCTCCGTATACCGCGAGCCGCTCCCTTCGCTCAACAGGCAGCGCGGACAATGCCCGAGCCAGTCGAATCCCTTCCTCCCCGTCGTTGCTCTTGACATGAAGCAAGAACGACTCCTCCGGGAACCGAGCCAATACTTCGTCCAACGTCGGCATCAGACCGACGCCCGCCCCTCGGAACGGATACGTCTTTCCGCCGTCGGCCGTGTACCCGTATCCGATATCCAGCCGCTTCAACTCGTCCATCGTATGTTCTCTCGTCGCTCCGACGCCGTCCGTCCTGCATTCCAACGTCCAATCGTGGAATACCGCGAACCGTCCTTCCGCCGTCGGCTGCACGTCGAATTCGACGATGTCCGCGCCCGCTCGGAATGCCGCTTCCATCGAAGGGATCGTATTTTCCAGATACGGGTGCTCCGGTTCGTGGATACGCTCGGCCGTACAAGCATCCCCCGTAATGCCTTCCATCGGGAACGTCTGCGCTACCCCCCGGTGCGCCAACAAGAACGGCGCTTCCCCGTCGGTTTTCATAAACGGAGAGCTGTTGTTGAGATATAGGAAAGCGATGAAGATCAGGAGGAATGTTGCGAATTTTATGAGAAAACGTCGGAACTTGTTCATCGTACCCCTCTTCTCTTGTATACTCGAACTACACTCGACTTATGGGAGGACTTTGATGAACGTCGGATCGGCAAGAGCGGCGGCGGCGGCGTGGGTTCGGGAATACGCCGGTAAAGAAGCCGGGTTTATAGGTGCGTATATGAGCGGGTCGACGATCGGACTTCCGGATGTAACGCCAATGTCTCCGACCTCCGACCTCGATGTCGTGGTCGTCACGGCCATGGATGAAGCCCCGCCCAAGCTCGGCAAACTCGTCTATCGCGGCGCTTTGTTGGAAATCACGTATTTGCCCTGGAATCTGTACGGCTCGGCCGAAGAGGTCTTAGCCTCCTATCACCTGGCGGGCAGCTTCCGAGCGGATACGATACTTGCGGATCCCACCGGGCAATTAGGCGTCTTGCAAGCGGAGGTGTCCCGGCGCTTCGCAGACCGGACATGGGCGAGCCGCCGCTGCGAGAACGCAAGGAAGCGGGTCGAAGACGGGCTGCGAGCCATCGACCCGTCCGCGCCGCGGTACGATCAAGTGATGTCGTGGGTGTTCCCGACCGGCGTGACCGCGCACGTTCTGCTGACGGCCGCGCTCCGTAATCCGACGGTGCGGCTCCGTTACTTGGCTGCTCGCGAAGTACTTGAAGCGTACGGCTTCCTTGATTTTTACCCGGAGCTGTTGCGGTTGCTTGGCTGCGAGCGGCTGTCGGCGCAACGCGTCGAACATCATCTTGACGAGCTCGCCCGCACGTTCGACGCCGCGGCAGCCCGCGCGAGGTCGACGTTTTTCTTCAGCAGCGATATCGCCGCCGCGGCGCGGCCGATCACGATCGACGGAAGCCGGGAGCTCATCCGGGCCGGCAACCACCGTGAGGCCGTCTTTTGGATCGTGGTATCGTTCTGCCGTTGCCACAAGATCCTTGCCGTCGACGCTCCGGAATTGCACCTTGCGCTTACTCCGGCCTTCGACTCGCTGATCTCGGATTTGGGGATCGACTCCGCGGGTGCACTCCTTCGCCGCGCGGAGGAAGGCCTTCGGCTCCTGCCCAGGTTATCGGAATTGTCCGAAGCGATCCTAGACGCCAATCCCGAAATCCGACGACGCTAGCCTTTTCCGGTCCAACTTGCCCAAGGGGGTATACGGCAACTGGTCCACGAATACGATGTCCCTCGGCATCTGATATCGTGCTAATCGAGATCGGAGCCAATCGGAAAATTGTTCCTTCGTCGCGCTTGCCTGCGGAGCCATCGACACGAACGCGCGCAATCGCTGACCGTACGCTTCGTCCCGTACGCCGACGACGGCTGCGTCCTCAACCTGAGCGTGCTCGAGGATCGCATGCTCTACCTCGATCGGATAGACGTTCTCCCCGCCGGATACGATCATACTGTCCGCTCTTCCGTATAAATAGAACAGACCCCGCTCGTCCCGACGGCCCATATCGCCGGTATCGATCCAGCCCTCCGCTTCTCTCCGCCGGGCGGACCGCCGGTTCTTTACGAAGATTCGGCCGACGGTTCCGGCCTTCGCGCTCCGCTTCCGCTCGTCCTCGATGCGCAGGCGCACGCCTGGAATGCTTCTGCCGATCGTAGCCGGGGCATCGCTTAAGTCCTTCGGAGTCGCGATCGTGGCGAGGCCCGCTTCCGAAGTGCCGTACAAATTGTACAGCACCGGACCCAGCCGCTTCATCGTCTCCTTCGCCAGCTGCGGATGAAGCTCCGCGCCGCCGGAGGCGATGCAGGCGAGGGACCTCAGCTCGTCGCCCTCTGCCGCCTGCAACATTCTGCGCAGCATCAAGGGGACGACGGCGACGACCTCGACCTTATGCTCGCATACGAGCCGACACGCTTGCCGCGCCTCGAAGCCTCGTCGGAGGACCATGGTCTTCCCTAAGGCGCAAAATAAAAGTAGCATCGCGATCCCGTACCCGTGATAGAGCGGCGTGGCGATATACGCGGTTCGATACGGCCGGATGCGGAGCCGCGTCATAAACGCGACGAAAGGGTCTAAGTAATTCGACAAGGACGGGCGATGCGGCGCTTCTTTAGCATGCCCGGTCGTCCCTCCGGTCGGCAGCACAAGCTTCCCGGCGAACGAACGTCGCCGCAGCCGGCGGACGTCCGCGCCTTCGGCGAGCCGTCGTTCGATGATCGAGAGCGCTTGACGATCGATCGCCAGCTTCGGTCCGGCATAACCGGACGCTTCCAACATCGCGCACCGGTCTTCGTCGCAGAGGACGAGATCGAGCGGCCGGCGCGCGAGGAAGTCGTCCAGCTGCGCGCGGCTCATCTCCGCGTGAAGCAAATATAAATCCGCTCCGGCGAAAGACGCCGCGAAGATCGACTTCGCGAAAGCGGCATGATTCCGGCACCAGACGCCGACCTTCTTGCCGTCTTTAAGCCCGTACTGTTCCTGGAAATAGCCCGCCAGCGCATCGGCATGCGCAAGGAGTCGGTCATAGGTCAAGGTTTCCTTCTCGTCCGTTAACGCGACATTCCTTCCATACGTCCCGGCGGAAAAATACAGCAGCGCCATTAGGTTGATTCCGTATCGATAGATCGCCGAGGCGAATCGGAACAACGCCGCAGGAGATAGAAGTCCCATGACGTACAACGCGTAGAACAGTTTACCCACGATGATGGCCGTTCTCCTCCTTCTTCCCGAGTCTCGGAATCGAAGCCTCCCAGACCCGTCGGAAGAGGACGGAACCGATCTGCCCGAACGTCAGCCACCAAGGTCTGAAGGTTCTCCTGCGGGTGTATATCGACTTGCCGATCCACTTCGCAACGTGCATCGGAGACATCGCCGGCGCCTTCCGGTACGCCGCGGTCGGCGCGATCATGGGCGTTCGAACCAACGGCGGATAGATCGACGTCGCGGACATCCCCGCCCGATTCCACTCGGGCGCCGCCGCGCGAAACCACGTATCGAACGCCGACTTCGAAGCTTGATACGCCGCCCAACTCGGGACGGGCAGCAGCAGCGCGTTCGCGGTCGAGACGTTGACGACGTGCCCTCGCTTGCTCTCGAGCGTCGGCGCGAGCGACAAGAGCAATCGAACCGGGGCGAAATAGTTGATCGCCATCGTTCGCGTAAAATCGTGGTACCGGTCCAGCGACTCTCGGATCGGTCGGCGGATGGAATGTCCCGCGTTGCTGACGACGATGTCCACCCCCTCCGGCAGCCGAAGGAGACCTTCCAGCAGCGCCTCGATCTCCTTCTCGTTCCGGAGATCGGCGGCGTAAACCGAGATGCGAGCCTCCTTCTCCGCAAGGGCGTTCTTGATCGCTTGCAGCTTATCCCCTCGTCTGGCCACTAAAATCAGATGCGCCTTCGTATCGGAAAGCAAGTACGCCAGCTGTTCGCCGATCCCGGAGCTCGCTCCCGTAATCAAGACGGTCTTTCCTTCTAAACTCCGCGCCAGCTTCTTCCGATTCAGAAACGTCGGCGGAAACAGGAGATGTTCCAGAAGGTTATAGGTAGGCATGCTGCGAATTCCTTCCTTCCCGCGAGAAATGACCGACGACCGCACACGGCTTCCACTCCTCCGGCAGCAATCGTTGATACTGGGGCTGCAGAAACCGATCGTCCACCAGCAACAGCGTGCCGCGGTCCTCCTCCGTCCGGATGAGTCTTCCCCCGGCTTGCAATACCTTCGTCATGCCGGGATATAAGTAGGCGAAGTCGAAGCCGTTCCTCCCGGTTCGGTCGAAATAAGCCTTCATGACCTCCCGTTCCAGCCCGACCTGGGGCAGACCGACGCCGACCACGGCGACGCCGCTGAGCCGATCCAAGGTCAAATCGATCCCCTCGGAGAAGACGCCGCCCATCACGGCGAAAGCCAATACGCGCCGAGCGCCGCCCGATTGGAACGCGGCGAGGAACGCTTCCCGCTCCTCTTCGCTCATCCCGTTTCGTTGAACGATGACGTGCGCCCCCGGCGTTCCCGCCTCCAAGTAAGCGGCAAGCACGTCGTTCATGTAGTCGTACGACGGGAAAAATACGAGCACATTGCCCGGCTGCTTCTCCAGCAGCCGGCGCAGCGCATCGGCGATCGGCGCCTTCGTCGACGCTCGGTCCCGGTAACGCGTCGAGACCGGCAACAGCTGCACCTCGAGCTGCTCCTTGGAGAAGGGGGACGGTACGGCGACGTGATAGTCTTCCGCCTCCCCGCCCAGCATCTCCCGGTAATAAGAGATCGGCGACAGCGTCGCGGAGAAGAACGCTTGCGAACGGTACCCCTTGCCCATCCCGCGGAGCGCCGAGGAGGGGTCCAGGCAGAGCAGCTTCAGCTTGACGTCCGTCTTGCTTAGCTCCGCATAGGTGACGTAGGCGTCGTCGTACCGTTCGGCGATCCGAAGGAAGCTCAGTACCGCGAAGTACGTCTCTAACAGCAACGCATGCGGTTCGCCGTCGCTCGCGCGGCTCCCCAGGAGCGCCCTCTCCGCTTCTTCGCCGAAGCGGGCCATCAGAGGGATCAACTCCTCCGGGTACCGGTTCGACACCACGCTTCGCTCCGCGCCGGCCGCCTTGCGGAAGCCGACGAAGAAGTCGTTCACGGCTTTCGCCGCGTCCCCCACGCTTTCGGTTTTCCACAACCGCCGAAGCTGAAGGAACGGCGACTTCGTCAGCTCCGCCGAAAACATCTCTCTGCCCCGATCGACCAAATTGTGCGCCTCGTCGACGAGCAGCGCGGTCCGCCGCTTCGTCTCCTCCGGCATCCGCTTGAACGAAACCCGCGGATCGAAAATATAATTGTAATCGCACACGACCGCGTCGGCCGCATATGCGGCATCCAGGGAAAATTCGAAGGGGCATACGCGATGCTTCCGCGCATACGTCTCGATGACCGATCTTGTCAACCGCGTCTCGTGCGTCAACGCATCGAGCAGCGCCTCGTTGATTCGATCGTAATACCCGTCCGCGTATTCGCAGTATTCCTTCTGGCAGCGCACCTCCGCTTGGAAACAAATTTTCTCCTTGGCCGTGAGGGTCGCCGAACGCAGACGCAGCCCCTTCGCCTCCAAGAGCGCCAGCGCCTCCTCCGCAGCCGTCCTAGTGATCGTCCGAGCGGTCAAATAATAAAATCGGTCCAGCGCCCCTTCCCCGATCGCCTTCACCGACGGGAAGATCGTCGAGATCGTCTTCCCCGTCCCGGTCGGCGCTCTTGCGAACAGACGCTTCCCGTCGATGACGGACTTATAGACGGCGCCGGCCAGCTTGCGTTGGCCTTGCCGGTATGCGTCATAAGGGAATGACAATGCCTTGCAGCTTCGGTCGCGCTCTTCGATATGCCGATGCTGCAATCTGGCGAACGGCGCATAAATCTGCATGAGTTCCCGCATTGCCCGCTCTAACTCGGGCAGCTCCATCCTGCGGGTGAATCGCTTAAGCGCATACGACGGAAGCTGCACGTAGGTCAGCCGGATCGAAAGGGCCGGAACGCCCTCGTTCGCCGCATACAGGTACGCGTAACACATCGCCTGTCCCCAATGGACCGGATGCGAAGCTTCGCCGATGTCCGCCAGCTCGGCCGCCGTCGACTTGATTTCGTCGATCGTCACCGAACCGTCTTCCCCGATTAAGAGCCCGTCGCAGCGCCCCTCGAGGTCGAAGACGAGCTCCTCGTACGTCAGCCGCCCCTCGAGGTGCACTTCCTTCCGATCCCGTTCCGTATAGTCCTTCTGGAGCTGCTGGTGCGCCCGCGTACCGTCCTGCAGCGTCGTCGCGGCGCGGAAGCCGGACTCGATGCTGCCGCCGCGATAGGCGTACTCCACTAACGCACGTACGGATACCTTCACCCTGGTTTCCATTCCTCGCTTCACCGCCGACCCGAACTTGAATACATCCATGTTAGAACACACATTCGCATAAGTAAAGGAGAACCTGCCCGTAAACGAGAAAAACCGTCCTGCGGACGGTTTATCGGGAGAATGACCTACTCATATTACACTTTCGCACGGATTCGAGGAGAGTTGCATTACCAAGCGTACGCGTTCGGCGCGGAGCCTCCCGGACCCGGGAAAATCTCGTCGATCTTCGCGAGCGCTTCGGGGCTGAGCTCCAGTTCGACCGCGCGCAGCGACTTCTCGAACTGCTCGATCGTGCGGCAGCCGATAATCGGCGCCGTAACCGCAGGATTCGCGAGCAGCCACGCCAAGGAGACGACGTCTTCGCTTTCGCCGATGTCCCGGCAGAGCGAGGCGTACGACTCCAACTGCGGACGAAGCCGCTCCGCCCGCTCCTTCTGGCTGCCGGTCCGCGCCCCGGCGGCTGCCGAGAGCGCCGTCCCGCCGAGCATGCCGCCGTCGAGCGGACTCCATGGAATGACGCCGATACCCAGCGCTTTCGCCGCAGGCAACACCTCGAGCTCCGGCAGCCGCGTCAGCAGGTTGTATTTATGCTGCTCGGACACCAACCCAAGGAAGTTGCGCGACTTGGCTTCGTATTGCGCGACGGCAAGATCCCAGCCGGCGAAGTTGCTGGAGCCGACGTAGCCGATCTTCCCCTGCTGCACGGCGACCTCGAAGCCGCCCCACAGCTCGGCCCAGCCGACGTTGCGGTCGACATGGTGCATCTGATACAGCTCGATATGGTCGGTCTGCAATCTGCGCAGCGAGCCTTCCAAGTGTCGGCGCAGCTTATAAGCCGACAAGCCGGCTTCCCCGTTCGGACCGTCGCGCTTGTCGCTCATGTCGCCGTAAAACTTCGTCGCGAGGACGGTCCTCTCGCGCCGGCCGCCGCCCTGCGCGAACCACTTGCCGATGATTTCTTCCGTGCGGCCGGCGTTTTCTCCCCAACCGTAGATGTTCGCCGTGTCGAAGAAGTTGATGCCCGCGTCCAAGGCCGCATCCATAATGCGGAACGCGTCCTGTTCGTCCGTGGACACCCCGAAATTCATCGTGCCCAAACATAATCGGCTGACCTTCAGCCCGGATTTCCCGAGGTACGTATACTTCATATGCGCATGCGCCTCCGTCGAGGTGGATTGTCCTTGCCGTAAGCTCGCTCGTCTTACCATCTCATTATAGAGCACCTAGGCGGCAAGGCCAATGTACGGCATTCGTCACTTCGGCTCGCCGCGATATCCCTTCACCCACCGATCCAAGAACGCATACGCCAGCCCTCGAATTTCCTCCGGGAAGTCGTGCGCGCCCGCCCCGACGTATGAACGGAACCGATTCTCGTAACCGAGACGCCGGTACAACTTGGAAAGCTCGAACATCCCCTCCGCGACCGACTTCCAATGCGGGAAGATCGCATCCGCTTGGCCGGCGTAGTTGAAGAACGGCGTAGGCGCGCATAGGGCTGCGATCTCGTGAAAGTCGAACGGAACCCGATCCTCCGCCAAATCCGCCGAAATCTTCGGGATGTGCGTATAAGGGTAGTCACGATACCCCCAATGGTCCGGATGCGGGTCGCCCGCGAAAGGGCTGAAGCCGCAGCTGGACACGACGGCCTTCACGCGATCGTCCAAGCCTGCGAGGAAGTAGGCATTATACCCGCCGAAGGAATGTCCGATCGCGCCGATCGCGTTCGCGTCGACGAAATCCAGAGAGCATAAGACGTCCAGACCTTGCATGTGATCCGTCGCGTTCTTCGCCACCGTGCTCCATTCCGGGTGCCGCTCGTAGAACGGGCCGCTATGGAACGCCGGGTGGCCCGGATATACGCGTTCCCCCGCCGTCAACGCATCCGGCACGAGCACGACGTAGCCTAACCGGACGAGCTCCAACGCGTACATGCGGTTTTTTCGTCCCGCAGGCGTGGCGATATCGTCCTTCCCCAGCTCATGCGTCGGGTGCAGGGCGAGCATCGCCGGGTAACCGCCCTCGGGGCGAGGGAACGTCCGCTCGTCCGGTAGCAGCAGATACGCGGTCACTTGGTCGCCATATACGGTATCGTAGACGACCTGAAGCCGCGTATGGTCGGGCTGAAGACACTTGGCCAGGGTCGCCATTCGGACGGGAGCTCGGTTCGGCAGCTCGCCGATATACTCCAGCCACGTGCGGCGGATGCCGTCCCGCTTGCGCCCCCACTCCTCCTCGGTTTCCGCGTCTTGCAGCAGCGGCGGAAGTCCGGTTCGATGCAACTGAGACAATACGTACGCCATTGAACACCTCATCCTTATCATTGAAAAATAGGAAGGCTTCTCCGCTCGGGAACGATCTCGCGGAGAAGGCCTCCTTCGCCATGCGATGCTTACGCGTTATTGATCATGAGGCACCGTTACCGTCGCGACGGCGGTAGAGACGTTGCCCGCCGCATCGGTCGCCGTATACGTAATCGTGTAGACGCGGCCGTCGCCGTCGCCGTTGCCGTTGCGATCCGCTTTCAGGCGGAACGTATCGGCCGACGTGCCGATCGCGGCTTCGATCGAACCGTCCTCCGGCTCGTTGCTTTCGACGGACGTCAGCGTCACCGAAGCCACGCCGGAAGTCGCATCGTCCGATGCGAGCGTCGCAAGGATATCGACCAGCTTCTTGTTCGGCGGCCAAATCGACGAGCGATCCAACTGCACGTTCAACGCCGGCGCCGTAGCGTCGATACGCAGCTCCAACGTCTTGGACGCTTCCGCGTTGCCCGCGGCATCGACGCTGCGATACTCGAGGAGATGGACCCCGTCCGCCGCGACGACGATCGGGCCGACGGCAGCCGTCCATTCGCCGTTATCGAGGCGATATTCCGAGCGGCTTACGCCCGACTGAGCATCCGTTGCCGTCAGGAGGACCGAGACCGGACCGCGGTACCAGCCCTCCGAACCGATTGTGCCTTCGACCGTCGCGGTCGTGACCGGCGTCGCCTTGTCGATCGTTACGGTCGCCGTCTTCGGCTCCTCGACGTTGCCGGCCGCATCCGTGCTCCAGTACTGGATCGTATGCACGCCTTCTTCCGTCAATAGCACCGCATTGCCTTCGACCGGTTCGCCGCCGTTCACGGCGTATTGCGTCAGAACCGCGCCGGACAGACTGTCGGTTGCCGTCAAGTTCACCGTCACGTCCGAAGACGCGGCGTTCGGAGCGTCGCTCGTCGTGATCGGAGCCGTCTTATCGAGCGTAATGGTAACGGTGCGCGGCGTCTCGACATTGCCTGCCGCGTCCGCGCTCCAATACGCGATCGCATGAACGCCTTCCGTCGTCAAGACGACGCTGTTGCCCGTCGCCGGCTCGCCGCCGTTGATCGAATACTTCGTGTAAGCTACGGGCGAACGATCGTCTGTCGCCGTCAGGTTCACGACGAGATCCTGCTTCGATACGCCGCTTTCCGGCGCGTCGTCCGTCGTCGTCGGCGCCGCGACATCCGGCTCCGGCGTCGGGTACAGCGCCACGTAATCGAACGTATAGATACCGGTGTACCGCTGCGCGCTGATCCGGAACATCTCAATGCCTCGAAGGAACGGAGTCACTTCAATGAACGGAATATTCTCGACGACGTAGGTGCCTGTCGTCCGGTCCAGCGTACCGTTAGGATCGATGACGCCCGAATAGGATTTCAATTTGTCCAGCTGCACGATCAAATCGTACGTCATTGTACTGAAGTCGGCGTCGAAGCGAACCGTCATCCATTCGTCGACAGGTTGCGTAAAGCCCGACTCCGTTAGGCGCGCGTACTCGAGCTTGCCGTTCACCATCTTCTGATAGCCGATGCCGCCGTCCGAGAAGCCGACGAGCATGGCGATCGTTCGATTGCCTCCGACCAATTCGAGGCTGTAATTGCCCACTTCATGATTGACCTTGGTAAACTTCGTCCGCGTCTCGATCGTCATCTTGCCGCCGATCGGCGCCATCGTTCGGTAGAACCTCGGGGTCGTCGCATATGGATCGGCCTCCGAGTGGAAGCTGTCGATCGCCTGCAGACCGTTGCCGCCTATCCCCGGGATCGGGACGACCTTCACTGCCGTACCATTGGTTCTAGTCGGATATTCCCATCCATTGCCGTTAATCGCATCGCCTACCGTCCATGCGTCGAAGGAGTCGAAGAAGCCGATGCTCGTCAGCGGCGTCGTGACGGTCGCCGTCGGTCCGCCGACGGACGTATTGCCTTGCGGGTCTCGCGCTTCGATTCGGAACGAATACGTGCCGCCCGGCTGGAGGCCGGTCGCGTTATAGAAGCGGTCGGAAACCGTCGCGATCGGCACGGTGTCGGAGACGTCGAGTCGGTAGACGTCGTACTCCTTCACGCCCGAAACGTCGGTCGCGCCGGCCCATGCGATTCTGGCCACATCCTTCAGCAGCAGATCCGTCCACGTAGCAGCTGCGGACCACGTCGGCGCCGTAATGTCGGCCAACGATACTTGGATGCCCGTCGCGCCCGGAGGTTCGTACGAGAGATTGTCGCTCGTATCCACGGTTCTGACGCGTACGTTGTATTGCTTCCCGGGCGCGAGATCCGTAAGCGTCGCCGTATGCGTACCCGCCGGCACCGCCATTTTGCGCACCCCGTCCACATAGATCGCGTATTCCTTCACGGCGACGTCGTCCGTCGCGCCGTTCCAAGAGATGACGGCCGCTTGCTCGGTTCTCGAGTCGAGCGCGAGACCCGTCGGCGCCGTCGGACGAATTTCATCGTCCTTCACTTCGACGAGCGCGATCCAGTCCAAGTTCATCGAACCGAGCTGGAGCCACATCGTCATCTCGACCTGACCCGCGGGCAGAAATTGCCCCGTGCGGACGCGCAGGCCCTTCCAGTACTCTTCCTTCGTGCCGAAATCGAACGTCTTCGGCGCCTCGAAGTAACTGACCTGGTCGCCGAGCTGCAAGTAACGGACGTTCTGCGTTTGGCCAGCCGGCAAATCCCAGCCGCCGACGTACTTCAGCAGGACGTCGTACGTGCCGGCTCTCGGCACGTTCATTTGCCACTTCACCCATTGGCCGACTTGGTTCCATTCGCCCATGCCCTTCCCGCCGGACAAGAACGGCCGGGTCGTGTAGACGCTAGGCGCTTTATTGCCCCATTGCACGAAGTTTTCGGCTTCCTGCCATTCCATGT harbors:
- a CDS encoding OmpL47-type beta-barrel domain-containing protein; this translates as MRHILYLRPSMYVVIDDLATAKAGGSEFEWNLHTDDSLEFRSDNTGATVAKGSAEMNVQFHGSTAQNLRTTLETKFISASGTEVQPGGSFSGEKQIHAAFVTPKTNAVKLISTLEPYKRGSAPQSVASSETTEVVKLSFADGTNVYVRKTDSGTVDAGDGIRFDGSAVAVKGDSILLANGTKVERNGVSIIASSAPSTIAYGDDRLSLTAQADATIALNAPGLTQVLKADTGDVIPAGGDVAAALNARGMHYTFANGVATIQIEKGQKSYKLNHAPIPGPLAPVTLLTEVDGVPGEVTLQAHSDVDGVSVAWGQLSNVSGFYEVVEAPEGFLFERHGKIGSGLLEANARVILKGDTGVLKLRTIGADSSKPTVLYDVPNAERETRNMEWQEAENFVQWGNKAPSVYTTRPFLSGGKGMGEWNQVGQWVKWQMNVPRAGTYDVLLKYVGGWDLPAGQTQNVRYLQLGDQVSYFEAPKTFDFGTKEEYWKGLRVRTGQFLPAGQVEMTMWLQLGSMNLDWIALVEVKDDEIRPTAPTGLALDSRTEQAAVISWNGATDDVAVKEYAIYVDGVRKMAVPAGTHTATLTDLAPGKQYNVRVRTVDTSDNLSYEPPGATGIQVSLADITAPTWSAAATWTDLLLKDVARIAWAGATDVSGVKEYDVYRLDVSDTVPIATVSDRFYNATGLQPGGTYSFRIEARDPQGNTSVGGPTATVTTPLTSIGFFDSFDAWTVGDAINGNGWEYPTRTNGTAVKVVPIPGIGGNGLQAIDSFHSEADPYATTPRFYRTMAPIGGKMTIETRTKFTKVNHEVGNYSLELVGGNRTIAMLVGFSDGGIGYQKMVNGKLEYARLTESGFTQPVDEWMTVRFDADFSTMTYDLIVQLDKLKSYSGVIDPNGTLDRTTGTYVVENIPFIEVTPFLRGIEMFRISAQRYTGIYTFDYVALYPTPEPDVAAPTTTDDAPESGVSKQDLVVNLTATDDRSPVAYTKYSINGGEPATGNSVVLTTEGVHAIAYWSADAAGNVETPRTVTITLDKTAPITTSDAPNAASSDVTVNLTATDSLSGAVLTQYAVNGGEPVEGNAVLLTEEGVHTIQYWSTDAAGNVEEPKTATVTIDKATPVTTATVEGTIGSEGWYRGPVSVLLTATDAQSGVSRSEYRLDNGEWTAAVGPIVVAADGVHLLEYRSVDAAGNAEASKTLELRIDATAPALNVQLDRSSIWPPNKKLVDILATLASDDATSGVASVTLTSVESNEPEDGSIEAAIGTSADTFRLKADRNGNGDGDGRVYTITYTATDAAGNVSTAVATVTVPHDQ